aaatttacaaggagATGGAAACTTATGGATACGACTCCTAAACTCACTTTATTCTATAAAAATATGCATAGATGTCAGAAATAGGTTCTGTATAACGTAAAAGTTATAGCCCATATGTGAGTTTAAGGGCTTCTGCAACCGCTGCTTGGTCACATGTCTTGTCTAGCACAAACTTTGCGTGCTTCTTAACTTCATCTGGTGCATTTGCTACTGCAAAGGATAAAGGAAACAAATTCATGGCCTCTATGTCATTATAACCATCGCCAATAAATCCGCAGTATTCTGAAGAAAGGCTATAGTGCTCCAGTAATTTGGTGACTCCGAGAGCTTTTGTTCCACCGGGAGGAGTTACATCATGGGCTCCGTTTATGTCCATCTTCTCAACGTAATCAATGCCCTTCTCGGCCTCTGGAACATTGAAATCAAAATCTCGATACTTTAACATTAGTATATTTTTCTTTAGAATCTCCTCGAATGTCAAGACTTTTAGAACAGTGTATTTCGCAGAAAAAAGATTCTTTAAAACGTTATCAtcaccaacaagagaaaaCAGTTCTTCTCCGTCGTAGAATACAATATTTGCAGTTAGTCCATTTTTGACTAGGAAGTCGTGGGTGacctttaaaaactctttGGAAAAAGGTTGTGAATATATTACATTGCCATTCTCATCGTACACTAGGGCTCCATTTTGGTATACACCTGGGTAGCCCTGGTAACCagttttattttcaaactttgtTCCAAGctttattcttgaaaaGAGGAGGGAGTTTCCCGTGCATAGGAACGGTATATAACCCTCATTCCTAACTTTGGCAAAGGCCTCGATATTCTTCTCCCATGCCTCTTCGTCACTGGTAAGTAATGTACCGTCAATATCAATCccaaagtactttggtGGATTCTTTGGCCTTAAAAATTGCGATGTGTTAGCTTTTATTGTGCTTGTAGAGTTGGTATTCCCTAATTCTCCTTCCTCTTTCCCATCTCCTGTTACACGACTCCACTGACTCAGAAGGAGTAATAACGGAATTAATCTCATATTTTATCCATCTTATAGTACgtgtaaatgtaaaaaGTGATCCTAGGCTGCGCATTCTTGATAGATGGATGGGGTGTAAGGAGGAAGATAGTCCGTGGACATGTTAAAGAACATCTGGAGACTGTAACCGCAATTGTGAACGGCATATATTTAATGAATTAGTAGATCTACGGGGTTCGTAAAGGGTCTGCTCTGTAAAGGATAATGCACCACGTTTCAATGATTCCATAGAATCATACATTGGAAATCGTTGGAGCAAGAAGGCTTATTCTGATGATCTAATCTTATGTAAATGGGATGTAACAGAGTGAAAAACCAAGAGTCAGTCTGctgaaatgtgtaaatgtaCTTCCTGTTACAACTAAGTTTGGACTGGCGCCAGTTGTCAGTTGTTCAATCGGGCTGTACTTGTATATTACAGGTAGAGACTGTTAAATGTACCAACGATAGTATGTTAGATTTATGAGCCAATGTGTGGGCTCCAATCGTCAAACGTCCACCTTCTCTGTAATGCAATCCTGTTGTGTATGCACTCTCGGAGATTTTCACACTGATGATCGGTTAATTGCTTGTAGCTGCCATATACACAGTAACTTTTTGGTAATAACACCCATATACTGCTAGAGAGCCTCCAGCGTTTTGTCTTCCATATACACcaacttttaaaattgcCCCTTTTGACAAATAACGTTTACTTGCCATCACACTTGTAGATTTGGATTTTTATATGAATGAAATATTTAATTTGTGACTTTAATGCTATCTCAGGACACTTTTCAATGGAAATTTACAAAGAAAATTGAGACTATGGAGCTAGTCGGCGTTACTCTGCAGACTCTTCCTGGCAGATTTCATGTCACTCTACGAGTGTTAAAACTCCCAAGCAAAGATGCATGCAAAATGTTTTCATCTCTATCCCACTCATACGGATCATACGCTGGGTCCCATACCATTTCCTCGTCTATATGTCAACCTTTGCCCAATTCCCACTATTCCCAGTTTAGTGGAGAGTAAATCATCAGTTGGTATTTCTTCCCAGATCTAGACGGTCTTTATACCAAGATAAACTATGGGTTGGAAGGATGCCAACTCATTCATGCAGTGAGGTCCAAGCATATCTAGAAATGGATTAGACAATTGGCATGCCTCTCACCTCCATCTTGCGATGGACCCTAATatcttttatttttcaaaattcgCCTTTTGGCATTCTTTAAGTGGTAGCTTTTACTACCACCTTAACGACACTTGGTAACACATCTTATCTTTATCTCATTTAACCTATTTAGCTAAATGAGGGGACTCCCATATACGTCATATTCGAGGTAATACATTTAGACTTGAATAATCTTCTGTGTACGGAAGAGTGTCTCATTAGAGTCATTATTGTTCTCGATTTCATGTTGGCTCTAATGatgaagagaagaaaaataATGGAGCAAAACTGAATTTACCCTACCATTTTACTTGAATAAAAAATACATTGAAGACTAATAAATTAATATATAGTTACTGTAGCAAAGGTAATTTCCTACCTCTACTAATATATGTTCTTTACACGTACATGAAATATATACGTTCTACCAGACGTATCTAGTAACCAGTTTTGCTCAAGAAAGGAGTAGATATAGACAGAAGCTAGTCgatttcttcttctccattcttgttAGAATTCATGAAATCTCTGTACCCGTCTACACTGCATGTGTAACTGGTAGGTAGTAACGAGAGCACTTTAACAAGGAGCTACCGTGGTCATGTGCAAGGGTATTTattctggagatttttgaatatttcATAGCATATAAAGATATCATAATCTTCAATAGTTGGATAAATCAGATTTCATTCAAGTACTCGCGAAAATGAGTAGTAAGTATACGGGCTAATTATTAATATTAATTTTATGGAACTAAATAGTCTAGTAACGATATATATTTCATCCCATAAGAAAGTTGAAGATATGTGTGACTCTATGAGAATTCATCAGGTCAGGAATTATCACTCTCGTGAAGTTCGAGCCATGCCATTTGAATTTTTTCTAGAGCTCCTTCAGAGCATTTTCCGGTAATCGGCCTGGAAGATGACGCTAGTACTACATTTTCTACATTATCATGTAGCTCAGTAAATCTCAAACTCAGTGGATTTGTGGATGGATATTCTTCATGTAAAAGTTCCGCGATATCCTCATAATCTTCCCAAGACAGAGATTCTGGATCATTAAGTGTGGAAGTAAGGCTCCTCTGGCTATTTCGTGTGAACAGTACGGAATAACTTTGGGTAACTGTCTTATTTTCTTCTGTCCTTCTAATTGTTAAAAATCCACGTGAATTTAGTCTTGTAATGAAAACCCTGGGAAGTAGTGAAGCCACATGGCTTCTAATAACACAGTTCATTACTTTGGACGTCTCAATGACAAACTCAGGAATTTACGTTCGTAACTGAGCCTTGCATACCTCTGGTCACATCAATGAATACCAGAACTTACCTACCGAGTAATCAGTATGTAATGATACATGACAATTTCTAGATCTAAGTGAcataaagatggaaatagTGCGCATAAATAAGTAAAAGATGACTCGGGCCATGTAGGGATGGACCAACACTTGTACCATCCAGTCTTTTTAAAACGCCAAGATAGCATTTGGTGTTGTATGGCTGTAGACGGTTGTGGTATTAATTACTATTCCGTTTATAACGCAACATATCGTCACATTTCTTGGGACGTTACTAAGGAGCTCAATCTTGTCGGAAACGTTTAATTTCCATATAAAATGAGCAGCTATATAAATTTTACGAGGAGGTTGCTTGTAACTCCTATAATAAACTCCCTAAATACATCAACTAAATCGGTTGAAGGGACTGTTCGACTTGTACCTCATTTTAGAGCCATTTTTGGCGCTGGCGCACGTATAGCGCACAATGGCAGATGTATCTCTACATCAAATGTTCTATATTCAATCACGAAGGAGGCTGAAGGTCATGAGAACTCCAATAAAGAAAAGGGCAAGGTTGGGGCCACCGGGAAGGCTCGCATTGAACACATATCCGAGACTTTTAAACCTGGAAAATATGGTGGAAGAGGTTTACCAAATCCAGTAGGTCAGCCTGATGATTTGCCATCCATAGAATTTGGCAAACCTACTGGTATGTACAATTTCATAAGGCATCAGCACGGAGACCCTCGTGGCCATTTGGGCAAGGATGGGCGATATCAACCAAGCTTCGATAGTGATGAGTTCCACTGGTTCGACGCTTATACAAATGTACCAAAGCAAAAGTTCAAGATTGTAAATGGAGAGAGCATGGTTGTTGGTGTGGAAACTAGGCCCATGGAAGAACTCTTTGGTTTGGAACAGACAAACATTCCTTTTACTCCTAGGACTAGAATGGGTGTTTGGGGAAACCATAAGATCATCCTTGGAGCGGAGTTTTGCTTTTTTTGGTTACCGacctttatcattttcagcTTGGCAATCCCCTGTTACACAATGTTGTACATGATGGACGAATCTGTCTATACCACAATGACTGTGAAGGTTGTTGGCCATCAGTGGTACTGGGTTTACGAAGTTGAATCTCCTCCCcttgaggaagaggaataaaCACCACTGTTGCCCTATTCTCAACATTTCCTGTCCACATTATACTTTATTTGTTTAGACAgacatttgtttttcacatttataaCGTGAGGTGTGTTTACACTTTAGAGATGGTTCATATCCACGGGAATGGGACGAACCTAGTGGAGGGGTTTGTTCCAGGTGCCATAATTAGGCACATTGTTCTTAGACTAGTAAAACCCTTAGGTATGAGCTAGAACGTTTGTGAATTACATTTTAGCTTGATGAAGTGAACCGGGCTTCAGAGAACCTTTTTCTTCTCCTGTTAGCAAAGTTCCACCCCCATTGGTCCAAGTGCCAAGTGAAACATCACTGCAACTCGTAAATTGCACATTAGCAACCAGAAAGATTTAATTTAGTCAAACGTTCGTGTGATATGAACGTTTTATGTGCGCAAATTTTTGGATGCACGCATGTTTAGTT
This region of Theileria equi strain WA chromosome 1, complete sequence genomic DNA includes:
- a CDS encoding haloacid dehalogenase-like hydrolase family member protein (encoded by transcript BEWA_033810A), which gives rise to MRLIPLLLLLSQWSRVTGDGKEEGELGNTNSTSTIKANTSQFLRPKNPPKYFGIDIDGTLLTSDEEAWEKNIEAFAKVRNEGYIPFLCTGNSLLFSRIKLGTKFENKTGYQGYPGVYQNGALVYDENGNVIYSQPFSKEFLKVTHDFLVKNGLTANIVFYDGEELFSLVGDDNVLKNLFSAKYTVLKVLTFEEILKKNILMLKYRDFDFNVPEAEKGIDYVEKMDINGAHDVTPPGGTKALGVTKLLEHYSLSSEYCGFIGDGYNDIEAMNLFPLSFAVANAPDEVKKHAKFVLDKTCDQAAVAEALKLTYGL
- a CDS encoding hypothetical protein (encoded by transcript BEWA_033820A), which codes for MNCVIRSHVASLLPRVFITRLNSRGFLTIRRTEENKTVTQSYSVLFTRNSQRSLTSTLNDPESLSWEDYEDIAELLHEEYPSTNPLSLRFTELHDNVENVVLASSSRPITGKCSEGALEKIQMAWLELHESDNS
- a CDS encoding cytochrome c oxidase subunit II precursor, putative (encoded by transcript BEWA_033830A) produces the protein MSSYINFTRRLLVTPIINSLNTSTKSVEGTVRLVPHFRAIFGAGARIAHNGRCISTSNVLYSITKEAEGHENSNKEKGKVGATGKARIEHISETFKPGKYGGRGLPNPVGQPDDLPSIEFGKPTGMYNFIRHQHGDPRGHLGKDGRYQPSFDSDEFHWFDAYTNVPKQKFKIVNGESMVVGVETRPMEELFGLEQTNIPFTPRTRMGVWGNHKIILGAEFCFFWLPTFIIFSLAIPCYTMLYMMDESVYTTMTVKVVGHQWYWVYEVESPPLEEEE